CGAATCCAGCAACTGGCCGGACGCGTGCAGGACATCAGTTCGGTGCTGGAGGTGATCCGCAGCATTGCCGACCAAACCAACCTGCTGGCATTGAATGCAGCCATCGAAGCCGCCCGGGCCGGCGATGCCGGACGTGGGTTCGCGGTAGTGGCCGACGAGGTGCGGGCCTTGGCCCATCGCACACAGGATTCGACCCGGGAAATCGAAGACATGATCGGCAATATCCGCCAGGACAGCGAACAGGCCGTCACCGCGATGCAAGGCAACAGCGAACGGGTGCGGATCACCCTGTTAGTCGCCCAGCGCTCCGGAGACGCGCTGGATGAAATTGCCCTGTCGATCGGGCAGATCAACGAGCGCAACTTGATGATCGCCAGCGCCACGGAGCAGCAAGCGCTGGTGGCCCGCGAGGTGGACCGCAACCTGGTGGGCATCCGCAACCTGTCCGAGCAGGTATTGCTGGGAGCCCGGCACACCGACACGGCCGGCCAGGACCTGGCGCAGATGGCCGGGGCACTGCATCAGACGGTAGCGCGATTCAAGGTGTAGGTATTAGGGGAAAGCCTGGAGGTCCGGGCTTACCACCCCCAGAACTGCAACCACCAGCCATACCCGACCAAACCGCTGGCCAGGGCCATGCAGGCCATCGCAAGCAGCCGCCGAATCGACGCCGCGCCTTCACGGCCGAGCATTCTCCAGCCCAGCAGCATGCTCCAGCCGATGGCCATCACCAGCAGGATCGCCCGGGCCGGCTGCACCCATTCCAATAACAATCCTTCATAGCGCAGCAGCTTGACCGTGGTGGCCGATAACCCCAGGAACAACCCTGCACCGCCGAGGGGCACGAGAGTGATGGCTAAGGGCCGATATCGTGCAGGCGCACCTGCCAGTCTTGCGGCCAGGCGCACGATGAGCATCAGCGATGTGCCTAACAGCAAAGCGCTGGACCCAAGATAGACAACGATGCAAAACCCATCCAGCCAACTGAAGCTGTCATTGAGTTGCGGATAGTGAGTGAGCAGCCACCACGGGGCGTTATCCTCCAAGGGCCAGGTCACATCATGCACCACCAAGTAGTGGGCCAGTGCCTGTTTCAGGGCGATGAACCAGGGGCTGACGGTCCACTGGAAGGCGCCCATTGCCAACCCGATCACCCCAAAGAGCAACAAGCGAACGTCCCAAGGCGAGACCGTCGTCGGCGTGGATTCAAGGATTTCCTGATTGCTGGAGCGGGCGATCAGGCGCACCGCGTCGCGCTGACCGCTGCAACGGCCACAGGCGTGGCAATCGGCAGCGCCGCGCAGGCGACGGATGTCGAGCAAGGGCGCGCAATTGGGCGGTGGGCGACGTGGCCCGGAGTTTTCCAGCCAGCGTTGCTCGTCGACTCGAAAGTGCACGGGGGCGAGGCGGGCGAGCAGGGCGAAGACGCCGCTGACCGGGCACAGGTAGCGGCACCAGACCCGCTTGCCCCGGGCGAACAGCAACCCGACGGCGACGGCCGCGACGGTCGATCCACCAAGGATCAGCAGCGCGGCCTGGGCGTAATCGTAGACGCTGATCAGTTGGCCATAGAGCGTGGTCAGGCAGAACGCCAGGGTCGGCCAGCCGGCCCAACGCAACCCGCGCGGCACGCCCAGGCCACGGCCGTACTGACTGGCCCATTCGCTCAAGGCGCCCTCGGGGCAAAGTACGCCACACCAGAGCCGGCCGAACAACACGATCGAGAGCAAGACGAAGGGCCACCAGAGCCCCCAGAACAGAAACTGGGCGAACAGCGTCAAGTTGTTCAACAGGCGTGCCTGGCTGTCCGGCAACGGCAGCATGGCCGGTATCACCAACAGCACCGCATAGAACGACACCACCGCCCATTGCACGGCGCGGATGGTCGCGCCATGGCGCCGCAGGCCGTCGCCCAGGCGCTGGAGCCAGGGATTCAGCTCGGGCATGGCAGCTTTTCCGCTTTGGCTGGTCGCAACCAGCCAGCGACCGCCCACCAGTAGCCGAGCCACGCCAGCAGTATCAGCAGGCTTGGGCTGGCTCGGTAACCGGTGAAGTCGGCGATGAAACCGCCGAGCCCGTGACCGTCATCCAGTATTACGCTGCTGTCCCACAGCGCATCGCCGATGCCGCGATACACCGCCTCGGGCCAATCCATTGCCAGCAACTGGCCGGCGATCCGCTCGACGCCACTGACCAGCAGCGCCGCGCCCAAGAGCAGCAGGATCGCTTCGCTGATGGCAAAAAAACGGGTCCACGAGATGAATCGGCGACTGCCGTGCAGCAAGGAAACGGTAAGCAGCGAGAGCACCAACCCGGCTATTGCGCCGACGGCGAACAAACCCAGTGACGGTCCTTGCAGACGGGCCCCGGCGCCATACAGGAACACCACGGTTTCGCTGCCCTCACGGCTGACCGCCAATAACGCCAGCACCAGCAATCCCATGCCGCCCTGACGCCCCAGGCGCTGGTCGGCACGGCGCGTCAGGTCATGCCTGAGGGTGCCGGCGTTGCGATGCATCCAGCCGACCATCTGCACGATCAGCAGGCTGGCGAGCAACGCCAATGAAGCCTGGAACCATTCGTTGGCAGCGCCGCTCATGGCTTCGCCGGCGATCAGGATCAGTCCGGCCAGCACGCCCGAGAGCAGCAAGCCCAGGGCCGCGCCACTCCACACGTAACGGCGCAGCCGTTCGGCCTGTTGCTGGCGGCTCACCCAAGCCTGGAGAATGCCGATCACCAATAGCGCCTCGACGCTTTCGCGCCAGACGATGAACATCGATTGCGTCATGCAAACGCCTCCTGGACGATTACCGGGCGAGAATGCCGCCCTCGGGCAGTTGCGGATTGAATTCATCGAAGAATGGGTACTGGCCGGGGCGCAACGGGTGGATCACCACGAACGTGGTCACTCCGGGAGACAGGACCTTTTCGACGCGCAGGGGCGTGCTTTCAAATTCCGCCGGGCCTTGGCCGACGTTCTTCAGCACGATCTTGAAGCGCTGGCCAGCCGGGACCTCCAGCAGCGGCGGAGTGAAATGCCCATCGCGCATACTCAGCTCGTAGGTAAGCAATTCAGCCCGGGCGATTGATGGCAGTAGCAGGCCGGTCAACATCAGCCAGAAAAATCGGCGGCTCATCTTCAGTACCCGCCTTTTTTCCCGATCCCTGCGTAGACAAATTCGTAATGCAATTCACAGCGCTCGAACCACGGTGCTACGCCGGTTTCCTTGTCGGTATGGCGACCGAGAGACGCGTGGCCACCCGGCGGCAGAACAGTGAAAGTCAATTGGTATTTGCCCGGGCCAAGCAGCTTGACGTTGTCGCCGTAGTGCGGCCCGTCATTGGCGACCATGGCATGGAAATCGCCTTTGAGCTGGGTGTCGTCGCCTTGTTTTTTCAGCTGGAACGATACGTTGAGATAAGGCACGAAACTGCCTTCCTGGAAGCCCTGCCGGTTATCCGCCGTGGCGCGGATGTCAGCTTCCAGGTGCACGTCGGAATCGGCGGTCGCGCGCATCATGCCGGCGGGCGCCATTTCGATCGGTTGCAGATACACCGCGCCGACTTCAAGCCCAGGGCACAGTTGCGGTTCGCCGATCGGATACTCCTTGGCCTGGGCCAGCGGAGCGAGAAAGAGCAGGGCGAGAGGCAGGGGAAAAAGCGCGCGCATGATGACTTCCTGGTTGGCTATTTGATGGCGCCGAGTCTAGGAAGCTTCGCTGCGAATAATAATGATTCTTGTCAATTTTCAGTGCGAATATTTGGGCGGTCCGTACGGCTGGTGTCGGCGGCGCTGTTCTTGATCGGAATCAAGGGGCATCGCGCACAGACACGCTAGGGTGGGGATACACCCATTTGGTCAGCGGGGTCGTCATGGCAAAGCCCTTTCCCATCAGCCCGAAACATCCCGAGCGCATCTGCTGGGGCTGCGACCGCTATTGTGCAGCGACCGCGTTGGCCTGCGGCAACGGCGCCGACCGCACCATGCACCCGGCCGAGATGATCGGCGAAGATTGGTACCTGCATGGGGATTGGGGGGTGGAGCTGGTCGACATTACGGCCAAGCTTATCGATCCAAGTGCAACTCAGCTGAAGGAATAAGGCCACATATCGATCGTTCCCACGCTCCTGCGTGGGAATGTCGCCAGGGACGCTCCGCGTTCCGCTTCTGGGAGGTGACGCAGAGCGTCACGGGATGCATTCCCACGCGGAGCGTGGGAACGATCCAACTTCAAACAGCTTTGCTGGGCAGGAATATCTAGAGCTTCGGCAACTGCCCGATCCGTCCCATCATCTCGGTCACGATCTGCAAATCCAGCAGGAACTGCTCGACCGTCTTGAACTCGTTGTCGTTGTGGCCGGTGTACTTGAGGTTGGGCATGGCCAGGCCGAACTGCACGCCGTTGGGCAAGTCATGGACCGACGTGGCGCCGGCCGAGGTGCCGAACGTGTGTTCCATGCCGAGATTCTCGGTGGCGACGGCCAGCAGCGCCTTGACCCATTCACCTTCGGGGTTGCGGTACATCGGTTCGTCGATGGAAAAATCGAAAGCAACCGCAACCTTGGATTTACGGGTCCAGGCGGCCAGCTTGTCGGTGATTTCAGTCTTCAGCACCTCGGTCGGCTTGCCGACGGGAACCCGCAGGTTGACCGCCAGCTTGAAGACTTTTTCATCCATGCCGACGTAAGTCAGCGACGCGGTCAGCGGGCCCATGAACGCGTCGGAAAAGCCAATGCCCAGGTTCTTGCCCAGGTAATCCAGGCCCCAGTTGTCGGCGGCATAGCGGGCGGCGTCGGTGATGTGGTTGTGCTTGAGCGCGACCTTGCCGTCGAGGCCGTGGATGAAATCCAGCATCCGGGCGACCGGGTTGACGCCTGATTCGGGTTCGGAGGAATGGGCGGAAACGCCGGTGAAGGTCAGCTTGACCGCGTTGTCGACGACCGCGCTGGTCACTTCGAAGTTGCTGCCGTTGGCCTTGGCATAGTCGGTGCCGGCCTTGAGCAGGCTGGCGGCCAGCTCGGCAGGCTTGTCGGCAACGAACGTGGCGACCGAGGTGGAGGGAATCTGGTTGGTCGCCATGCCGCCGGTCAGCGCAGTGACTTGCGCACCCTTGCCTTGGGCCGCGCGCCGGGGAAAGTTGGCCATGACCGTGCCGTAGCCTTTCTCGGCGATCACGACGGGGTAGCTGCCGTCCAGCGCCAGGTTGTAGTTAGGCGTCGGATTGCGTTCGAAATAATAGGGGATGGCGTCGCCGGTGGTTTCCTCGGTCGTGTCGACCAACAGCTTGAAGTCTCTCGCCAACGGCAGTTTTTCTTCCTTGATGATCTTCATGGCATACAGCGCCACGACGATGGCGTTCTTGTCATCCTCGGTGCCGCGGCCATACATCCGGTCGCCAATCAGGGTGACCTTGAATGGATCGAGCTTGGTGCCGTCCTTGAGCACCCAGTTCTCCGGCGTGACTGGCACTACATCGGCGTGAGCGTGAATACCCACGACTTCGTCGCCGCTGCCGTCGAGGGAAATCTCATAGACACGGTTGTCGACGTTACGGAAGTTCAGGTTGAAGCCTTCCGCCAGGTTTTTGATCTTGTCGGCGATTTTCAGGAATTCAGGGTTTTCATGCTGGGCCACCCCGTCCTTGCGATACGTCGGGATTTCAACCAGCTCGCGCAAGGTCTCGGTCGCGGCTTTGCCGTATTTCACCCGGGCATAAATCCCCAACAGTCGATGGATTTCGTTCTGCTGTTCTGCCGACAGGGTTTTGTTGCCCTGGAAGGCGCTGATGGCCGGGCCGAGGTTGGCGCTCTTGGCCAGGTCGCTCTTGGCAACGCTGGCCAGGAACTGCCGGAAATCGCTGACCGATGTATCGGCGAACGTCTTGACGAGGGTCGCGCTCTGTTGCGCGGTGATGTTGGCGTTGGCCGGCATCGAAAATGCCGAGAGGCTGGACAGGACAAGGGTGGCTATAGCAAGACGCTTGAACGGAAAGTTCATGGTGAGAGGCATTCCTTTGCAGGGAAAAAAGTGACGGTATGAAACAATCACTTACAACCTAGCATCATGAACGCGCGGTGGGGGAGCCCTTTGACAGAATCTGTCGCCGGTAAAAGCAAAAACGGCGCAGAAATGAAACTCCCCAGAACGTTATCCCCAATGGGACGACGTTCATGGGGCGCCGGGCTCAATGCGTTCCGCGAGGAATCGTCTTGAGCAGGTCTTCCGCGCTGATGTAGCCGACCACCGGCTGCGCTGTACTGCCGGGCAGCGGCAGGTCAAGAATATGCCCCTTGATCTTGCCGACCACGTGCATCTCGCAGGGCTTGCAGTCGAATTTCAGCGTCAGCACTTCATCGCCGTGGATCAGTTGCATCGGTGCGACTTTGGTGCGCACGCCGGTGACGCCCTTGGCCTGTTTGGGGCAGAGGTTGAACGAGAAACGCAGGCAATGCTTGGTGATCATCACCGGCACCTCGCCGGTTTCCTCGTGGGCCTCGAACGCAGCGTCAATCAGCTTGACCCCGTGGCGGTGGTAGAAGTCGCGGGCCTTCTGGTTGTAGACGTTGGCCAGGAACGACAGGTGCGACTCCGGGTACACCGGCGGCGGGGTGGTTTCTGCCTTGCGCCCGCCCCGCGGATGGGCCTCGACGCGGGCGGCGGTCAGGGCTTCGATGACCTCGCGACGCAACGCCTTGAGCTGGGAGTTGGGGATGAAGTACGCCTGGGGCGCATCCAGCTTGATCGACGTGGCGTGGTATTCGGTGGTGCCCAGTTGGCCAAGCAGGTCTTGCAGTTGCTCCAGGGCCTGCTCCGGTTTGTTCGCCAGGCCGAAGGGACCGTCGAGGGCAACGCTGGCGCTGATGCCTTCTTCGCTGGTGGCGGTCAGCTCCAGACGCTCCTCGCGCAGCCGAGCGACCCAGGCCAGGCCTACACGGCGCTCGGCGGAAGTCTTGAGCAGCGCCTGCTGCCAGTTGTGATCCAGGTTGCGATTGAGCGGATGGTTGGGGCGCAACTGATACATGCCGGCCGGCATCTCGTTGGGCTCGACGCGGTAGCGGTAGCGCTGCTTGCCGTCCTCATCGAGAAATTCGCCCTTGGGCTCGGCGATGTTGGCGCGGAACCCGACGACTTCGCGCTTGACCAGCACGTTGAGACCATCGCCGTTGGACAGCGGATCAAAGGTCACCACCTGCAAGTCGCGCTTGCCGACTTTCTCCACCACGCCCACCGGTACGCCGGTGAAGGTCGGCGAATCGAAGGCGCCGATGTCGATCTTGCGTTCACTGACGAAGTAATCGGTGCTGCCACGGTGGAAGGTCTTGTCCGGGTCCGGCACGAAGAAGTGCGCGGTGCGGCCGCTCGAGGCGCGGGCCAGGTCCGGGCGGTCTTCGAGCACGTCGTCCAGGCGCTGGCGATAGTAGGCAGTGATGTTCTTCACATAGCCCATGTCCTTGTAGCGTCCTTCGATCTTGAAGGAACGTACGCCGGCCTCGACCAGGGCGCGGATGTTGGCGCTCTGGTTGTTGTCCTTCATCGACAGCAGGTGTTTTTCGTAGGCAACGACCCGGCCCTGGTCATCCTTGAGGGTGTACGGCAGGCGACAAGCCTGGGAGCAATCGCCACGGTTGGCGCTGCGCCCGTTTTGCGCGTGGGAGATGTTGCACTGGCCGGAGAACGCCACGCACAACGCACCGTGGATGAAGAACTCGATGGCCGCGTCGGTCTCGTCGGCGATGGCGCGGATTTCCTGCAGGTTCAGCTCGCGAGCCAGGACCAACTGGGAGAAGCCGGCCTGGTCGAGGAATTTCGCCCGGGCCAGGGTGCGAATGTCGGTCTGGGTGCTGGCGTGCAGTTCGATGGGTGGGATGTCCAGTTCCATTACCCCGAGGTCCTGGACGATCAACGCATCGACGCCAGCGTCGTACAGCTGGTGGATCAGCTGGCGGGCCGGCTCCAGCTCGTTGTCGTGCAGGATCGTGTTGATCGTGGTGAACACCCGGGCGTGGTAACGATGGGCGAATTCCACCAGCCCGGCGATATCGCTCACCTCGTTGCAGGCGTTGTGACGCGCGCCGAAACTCGGGCCACCGATGTACACGGCATCGGCGCCATGCAGGATGGCCTCGCGGGCGATGGTCACGTCGCGGGCGGGGCTGAGCAATTCCAGATGATGTTTAGGCAAGGACATGTTTTTTTATTCAGGCTGGTCACGGTCGAAGCGCGCATTGTAGCTGCGTGGCGGCCGGTCGGCACCTGCGCAAGCCCACGCAGGGCGTAATCAACCGATATGCGGTCAATCCGACCGCATCAGCCTTGCGATGCGTCGGCACTGCACCAACGATTGCGCCCGGTGTTCTTCGCCAGGTACAAAAACGCGTCCGCGGCCTTGATCAACATGGCGGGCGTCGCGTCCTCGCTGTTCGGCTGACAGGTGGTGATGCCGGCGCTGATGGTCACGATTCCCAAGGGATGGTCGCCGTGTTCGATGTTCAAGGCCCTGACGGCTTCGAGGATCTGCTGCGCGACCTTGGTGGCACCGGCGCTGTCGGTGTTGGGAAGCAACACGGTGAACTCTTCGCCGCCATAGCGGACCGCGAGGTCGCCCGGTCTCTTGATGGTCTGCCCGATCGCGCCAGCGATCGCCCGCAGGCAATCGTCGCCGGCGGCGTGGCCGTATCTGTCGTTGAAGCGCTTGAAGTAATCGACATCCAGCATGATCAGCGCCAGGGAAGAACCCTGGCGCTTTGCCAGGCGCAGCTCATCGGCCAGGGCGATGTCCAGCCGCCGACGATTGCCAAGGCCGGTCAGGCTGTCGGTCAGCGCCATGTCCCGCATGGCCTGGTGGGCGCTGCGGAGCTGCTTTTCCATGGTCATGCGGTAGCGCAACTGGCTCAGCACGATAAGGCCGAAACCCACCAGTATCGCGATGAGGAAAACCAGCACCAGGCTGGTCTTGAGCAAGTCGCGGCGCCAGGGTGCGATGATCGACTCACGGGACAAGCCGGCTTCCACCACCAGTGGATAAGTGGTCAGGGCTCGAAAACCATAGAGGCGTTCGGTGTCGTCGACGACGGCCCTGGCTTCGGCAACGCCCTGGTTGGATGTGGGCAAATGCTCCCGGAAGATCACGCTGTTGACCAGGCTCTTGCCGATCACCGAAGCGACGAAGGGTCGGCGCACCAGGATCGTTCCGCTGCGCATGGCCAGGACCAGCGCGCCTTTATCGTCGATCTTGAAATCGCCGTAATAGTCGACGAAATAGCTGACCTTGACCGTCCCGAGCATCACCCCGGCAAAGGAGCCGTCGGGATTGTTCAGGCGTCGCGAGACAGGAATGATCAAGTCTTCGGTGGACCGACTCTTGATCACTTCGCCAATGCGTACGCTTCGGTCCTCGTGGCTGCGGTGATATTGGAAATAGTCGCGGTCGGCGTTGTTGGCCATTTCTGGAATGACTTTTTTGTCGGTCGCCAGCCACTGGCCGTCCGGGCCATAGATGAACAAGCCGTGCAGTTGCGGCATGATCGCGGCCTGTTGCGCCAGCAGCTTATGGATGCGCGGGATGTTCATGTTCTGCAGCCCGTCGCCTTCCACGCGTTCGGCGAGGGCCGCGGTGACCACGTCGACCTGGCGGATGGCGTCCTCGGCGTGTTGCGCCGTTGCCCTGGCCAGGTTCGTCACCGAATCCCGGGCAGACGCAAAGGCTGCGCGGTAATCGCGCCAGGTGCGCCAGCCTTCAACGGCCAGGAAGGCGATGACAACCACGAGCATGAAGCTCACGGTCAGCCGAAATGCAGCGCCGGCTCGCACAGTTTGCTGGGAGAACGCGTCATCGGGGCTTTCGATCTTGGGCTCTGGCTGTTTGCGTCCGAGCATTGACATATCCTTTGCGCGACGGGTCAGCGCGTTTCAGCGCGCAGCCTATCCTATTCGATTTCAGTACGTTAGCTAACTGCGACGAGACAGGTACAACCGACGACACACGGTTGGGGAGGAAGGTTTCATGAAAGTTGGCGTTATTTCCGACACCCACGGTTTGCTGCGCCCCGAGGCGCTGGTGGCGCTGCAAGGTTGCGAGCGGATTATTCATGCCGGTGATATTGGCAGTCCTGGCATCCTGGAGGCACTGGCGTCCATCGGCGAACTGCACGTGGTGCGGGGAAACAACGACCTGGACGCCGATTGGGCGGCGGGCATCGCTGATTGCCTTCAGTTCGACCTGGCGGGATGGCAAGTGCTGCTGGTCCATGACATGGCCGATGTGCCCAGCGCCCTCGACCCGCAAGTAAAACTGGTGATCACCGGCCATTCCCACAAACCGCTGATCGACTGGCGCGGGGAACGGCTTTACTTGAACCCCGGCAGCGCCGGCCGGCGACGCTTCAAACTGCCGGTGACGCTGGCGCTGCTCGAGGTCAGCGAGCGGGGAGTCGAGCCGCGGATCGTTCCGCTGCTGCCGTGACGTACGCGGTCATCGGAAGTACTTGTCGACGTAAGCCTGGATTTCCTGACGCATGAACCGCCCCGACTCATCCGCCCGTTCTTCCCAGCCGAACACGCAGGCGGTGACGATGCCGTCGAACCCGGTCTTGGCCAACTCGCCGAAGAACAGGTCCCAGTCGATCTCGCCCTGGTGCATGTCCATGTGCTGGTGCACGGTCACTTTCGCCCCCGGCGGATTGACGATGTAACGCAGGCCGGACGAGGCCTTGTGGTTGTAGGTGTCGGCAATGTGCACATGGGCGATCATCGACCCTGCGTCGGCGATCATGGCTTTCATGTCGTCGCCAAAGTAGAAGGTGTGGGGCGTGCAATAGAGGAACTTGACGTTGTCCGAACCGAGGGTCTTGAGCATGTCCAGGGCCGGGTGCAACGTCTCGCACCAGTCTTCCGGATGAGGCTCGACGTTCAACATGACGCCTTCGGATTCGAGAATCGGCACCAGTTCTTCCATGCTCCGCCACCAGGCCGCTTCGCTGGACTCATGGCTGTGCAAGCCCCCGCAGCAACTGACCTTGTGCCCGCGATCAGGCGACGGCCCGCGACCGAACTCCGAGTTCATCGTCGTGCAGCCCATCTCCACGGCGACCTGGATCGCTTCCTTCCAATAATTCACCGCCGCGCGACGTTCGTCCTCGTGGGGGCTGGCCCAGCGGTACATCGGCAGCAGCGAAGCCAGTTGCAGGTTGTGGTCACGCAGGGCTTTCTTGAATTCGGCGATGCGCGCCTTGTGAGCGCGCGGGCGAACCCACCACGGCAAAAAATCTTCCCGTGGCGACAACTCCAGGTATTCGTAGCCGAGCTCGGCGGTCTTGCGGCACAGGTCCGGCAGGCTCAGGTGGCGGTGCATGTAGGGATCAAGGGCGATTTTCATTGTTGTTCTCCATGGTGCGACACTCATTGCTGTGGGAGGTCAGTAGGCGACCCAGGCTGAATCCTGGTTGGCCGATTCAACGCAGCGCTCGACCCAGCGCACGCCTTCCACGCCAGCATCGATATCCGGAAAGCGCAGGGCGGCCAGGGCCTCGCTGTCGCCACGGTCGGCGGCGTCCATGGCCAGGGCGAAGCGGCGATAAAGGTTGGACCAGGCTTCGAACAAGCCTTCGGGATGACCGCCGCCGATGCGGTCGTCCACCAAGGCCCCTGCGTGCAGGTAACCCATGCCGCGTTCCAGGGTTTGCGCCGGTTGGCCCTGGACCTCGAAAGTGAGTTGGTTGGGGCGCTCGTCCCACCATTCCAGGCTGGCCCGCGAGCCGATCACACGGATTTTCTGGCCGTGCATGGAGCCGGCATTCACCGCGCTCGACCAGACCATGCCCATGGCGCCGCCTTCGTATTCCATCAGCGTGTAGGCGTTGTCCTCGAGCGGGGCGCGGCTGGCGATGAAGCTTTGGCGGCTGCACATCAAGCGCTTGATCTTGAGGTCGGGCAGCATCACTTCGCACAGGTACAACGGATGGGTGCCGACGTCCCCGAGCACGTAACTCGGCCCGGCCTGGCGCGGGTCGACGCGCCACTGGGTCGCCGGGTTCTGCGACTCGACCGGTGCGCTGTGGAAGCCATGGGCGAACTGCATGTGCACCATGCGAATCTCCCCCAGCTCCTGGGCGGCAATCATCGACCGGGCCTGCTCGATCAACTGATGCCCGGCGTAGCCATAGGTGAGGCCGACGATGCGTCCCCTGGATTTGGCCAACGTGCGCAAGGTTTCGGCTTCCTCCAGGGTGAAGCACAGCGGTTTCTCGCAAACCACATGCAAACCGGCCTCCAGGGCGGCGCGGGTGATGGCGTAGTGCGTGCCGTTGGGCGTGGCGATCGACACCGCCTGGATGCCGTCGGGCCGTTGCGCTTCCAGCTCGAACAGGCTGAGGTAGTCCGCGTAGCAGCGCGACGGGTCGATGCCCAGTTGTTCGCCAAAGGCCCGGCCCCGATCCGGGTCGATGTC
The Pseudomonas marvdashtae genome window above contains:
- a CDS encoding peptidase U32 family protein, which encodes MSLPKHHLELLSPARDVTIAREAILHGADAVYIGGPSFGARHNACNEVSDIAGLVEFAHRYHARVFTTINTILHDNELEPARQLIHQLYDAGVDALIVQDLGVMELDIPPIELHASTQTDIRTLARAKFLDQAGFSQLVLARELNLQEIRAIADETDAAIEFFIHGALCVAFSGQCNISHAQNGRSANRGDCSQACRLPYTLKDDQGRVVAYEKHLLSMKDNNQSANIRALVEAGVRSFKIEGRYKDMGYVKNITAYYRQRLDDVLEDRPDLARASSGRTAHFFVPDPDKTFHRGSTDYFVSERKIDIGAFDSPTFTGVPVGVVEKVGKRDLQVVTFDPLSNGDGLNVLVKREVVGFRANIAEPKGEFLDEDGKQRYRYRVEPNEMPAGMYQLRPNHPLNRNLDHNWQQALLKTSAERRVGLAWVARLREERLELTATSEEGISASVALDGPFGLANKPEQALEQLQDLLGQLGTTEYHATSIKLDAPQAYFIPNSQLKALRREVIEALTAARVEAHPRGGRKAETTPPPVYPESHLSFLANVYNQKARDFYHRHGVKLIDAAFEAHEETGEVPVMITKHCLRFSFNLCPKQAKGVTGVRTKVAPMQLIHGDEVLTLKFDCKPCEMHVVGKIKGHILDLPLPGSTAQPVVGYISAEDLLKTIPRGTH
- a CDS encoding FTR1 family iron permease — its product is MTQSMFIVWRESVEALLVIGILQAWVSRQQQAERLRRYVWSGAALGLLLSGVLAGLILIAGEAMSGAANEWFQASLALLASLLIVQMVGWMHRNAGTLRHDLTRRADQRLGRQGGMGLLVLALLAVSREGSETVVFLYGAGARLQGPSLGLFAVGAIAGLVLSLLTVSLLHGSRRFISWTRFFAISEAILLLLGAALLVSGVERIAGQLLAMDWPEAVYRGIGDALWDSSVILDDGHGLGGFIADFTGYRASPSLLILLAWLGYWWAVAGWLRPAKAEKLPCPS
- a CDS encoding dipeptidase; the encoded protein is MNFPFKRLAIATLVLSSLSAFSMPANANITAQQSATLVKTFADTSVSDFRQFLASVAKSDLAKSANLGPAISAFQGNKTLSAEQQNEIHRLLGIYARVKYGKAATETLRELVEIPTYRKDGVAQHENPEFLKIADKIKNLAEGFNLNFRNVDNRVYEISLDGSGDEVVGIHAHADVVPVTPENWVLKDGTKLDPFKVTLIGDRMYGRGTEDDKNAIVVALYAMKIIKEEKLPLARDFKLLVDTTEETTGDAIPYYFERNPTPNYNLALDGSYPVVIAEKGYGTVMANFPRRAAQGKGAQVTALTGGMATNQIPSTSVATFVADKPAELAASLLKAGTDYAKANGSNFEVTSAVVDNAVKLTFTGVSAHSSEPESGVNPVARMLDFIHGLDGKVALKHNHITDAARYAADNWGLDYLGKNLGIGFSDAFMGPLTASLTYVGMDEKVFKLAVNLRVPVGKPTEVLKTEITDKLAAWTRKSKVAVAFDFSIDEPMYRNPEGEWVKALLAVATENLGMEHTFGTSAGATSVHDLPNGVQFGLAMPNLKYTGHNDNEFKTVEQFLLDLQIVTEMMGRIGQLPKL
- a CDS encoding sensor domain-containing diguanylate cyclase, with translation MLGRKQPEPKIESPDDAFSQQTVRAGAAFRLTVSFMLVVVIAFLAVEGWRTWRDYRAAFASARDSVTNLARATAQHAEDAIRQVDVVTAALAERVEGDGLQNMNIPRIHKLLAQQAAIMPQLHGLFIYGPDGQWLATDKKVIPEMANNADRDYFQYHRSHEDRSVRIGEVIKSRSTEDLIIPVSRRLNNPDGSFAGVMLGTVKVSYFVDYYGDFKIDDKGALVLAMRSGTILVRRPFVASVIGKSLVNSVIFREHLPTSNQGVAEARAVVDDTERLYGFRALTTYPLVVEAGLSRESIIAPWRRDLLKTSLVLVFLIAILVGFGLIVLSQLRYRMTMEKQLRSAHQAMRDMALTDSLTGLGNRRRLDIALADELRLAKRQGSSLALIMLDVDYFKRFNDRYGHAAGDDCLRAIAGAIGQTIKRPGDLAVRYGGEEFTVLLPNTDSAGATKVAQQILEAVRALNIEHGDHPLGIVTISAGITTCQPNSEDATPAMLIKAADAFLYLAKNTGRNRWCSADASQG
- a CDS encoding cupredoxin domain-containing protein; this encodes MSRRFFWLMLTGLLLPSIARAELLTYELSMRDGHFTPPLLEVPAGQRFKIVLKNVGQGPAEFESTPLRVEKVLSPGVTTFVVIHPLRPGQYPFFDEFNPQLPEGGILAR
- a CDS encoding 4Fe-4S binding protein; the protein is MPELNPWLQRLGDGLRRHGATIRAVQWAVVSFYAVLLVIPAMLPLPDSQARLLNNLTLFAQFLFWGLWWPFVLLSIVLFGRLWCGVLCPEGALSEWASQYGRGLGVPRGLRWAGWPTLAFCLTTLYGQLISVYDYAQAALLILGGSTVAAVAVGLLFARGKRVWCRYLCPVSGVFALLARLAPVHFRVDEQRWLENSGPRRPPPNCAPLLDIRRLRGAADCHACGRCSGQRDAVRLIARSSNQEILESTPTTVSPWDVRLLLFGVIGLAMGAFQWTVSPWFIALKQALAHYLVVHDVTWPLEDNAPWWLLTHYPQLNDSFSWLDGFCIVVYLGSSALLLGTSLMLIVRLAARLAGAPARYRPLAITLVPLGGAGLFLGLSATTVKLLRYEGLLLEWVQPARAILLVMAIGWSMLLGWRMLGREGAASIRRLLAMACMALASGLVGYGWWLQFWGW
- a CDS encoding iron transporter, coding for MRALFPLPLALLFLAPLAQAKEYPIGEPQLCPGLEVGAVYLQPIEMAPAGMMRATADSDVHLEADIRATADNRQGFQEGSFVPYLNVSFQLKKQGDDTQLKGDFHAMVANDGPHYGDNVKLLGPGKYQLTFTVLPPGGHASLGRHTDKETGVAPWFERCELHYEFVYAGIGKKGGY
- a CDS encoding DUF3079 domain-containing protein, with product MAKPFPISPKHPERICWGCDRYCAATALACGNGADRTMHPAEMIGEDWYLHGDWGVELVDITAKLIDPSATQLKE
- a CDS encoding methyl-accepting chemotaxis protein: MTAAVDEVARNAVSASEASRLSEQTAQRGRDQVQETVASIHALADGVTDTSGRIQQLAGRVQDISSVLEVIRSIADQTNLLALNAAIEAARAGDAGRGFAVVADEVRALAHRTQDSTREIEDMIGNIRQDSEQAVTAMQGNSERVRITLLVAQRSGDALDEIALSIGQINERNLMIASATEQQALVAREVDRNLVGIRNLSEQVLLGARHTDTAGQDLAQMAGALHQTVARFKV